Proteins from one Thermodesulfobacteriota bacterium genomic window:
- a CDS encoding RtcB family protein, whose amino-acid sequence GLTEESPEAYKDVNEVVDVIAEAGIAKKVARLKPIAVVKG is encoded by the coding sequence GGGCTCACCGAGGAGTCTCCGGAAGCGTACAAAGATGTTAATGAGGTTGTAGATGTTATAGCCGAGGCGGGCATTGCAAAGAAGGTTGCCCGTCTGAAACCCATTGCCGTAGTTAAAGGATAA